The genomic stretch GGCTCTTCGTGAGCGGCGGAGCTGACCAGCCAGCGCTTGAGGTAGAACAGCGGCAGCGCCTTGTCCCGCACGATCACCACTTCCTGGCCGTCCACCACGTTGGTGGTCGACAGGTCGAGGTGGAAAATTTCGTTGACGTTCACCAGCGGGAACGCGAACGCCTGGTTGCCGAGCATCACCATCAGGGTCGGCATGATCGCCAGGGTCAGCGGCACCTTGATGACGATCTTCGAGCCCTGGCCCTTGGTCGAGTAAATGTTGATCGAACCGTTGAGCTGGGAAATCTTGGTCTTCACCACGTCCATGCCCACGCCGCGGCCGGACACGTCGGAGATCTCGGTCTTGGTCGAGAAGCCCGGAGCGAAGATCAGGTTGTAGCACTCGGTGTCGCTCAGGCGGTCCGCCGCATCCTTGTCCATCACGCCGCGCTTCACGGCGATGGAACGCAGGACGTTCGGGTCCATGCCCTTGCCGTCGTCGGAGATCGACAGCAGGATGTGGTCGCCTTCCTGCTCGGCCGCCAGGATCACCTTGCCGCCGCGGGGCTTGCCCGACTCTTCGCGCTCTTCCGGCGACTCGATGCCGTGGTCGACCGCGTTGCGCACCAAGTGCACCAGCGGGTCGGCCAGCGCCTCGACGAGGTTCTTGTCCAGGTCGGTCTCTTCGCCGACCAGTTCCAGGTTGATCTCTTTCTTGAGCTGGCGCGCCAGGTCGCGGACCAGGCGCGGGAAGCGGCCGAACACTTTCTTGATCGGCTGCATCCGGGTCTTCATCACGGCGGTCTGCAGGTCCGCGGTGACCACGTCGAGGTTCGACACGGCCTTGGACATGGCTTCGTCGCCGCTGTTGAGGCCCAGGCGCACCAGACGGTTACGCACCAGCACCAGCTCGCCGACCATGTTCATGATCTCGTCGAGGCGCGCGGTGTCGACCCGCACGGTGGTCTCGGCTTCGCTGGTCGGTTTTTCCGGCGGTGGCGCGGCCGGGGCACGCGCTGCCGCTGGCGCGGCCGCAGCAGCCGGCTTCGGCGTTTCGGCCTTGGCCTCAGGCGCCTTGGCGGCCGGTTTCGGCGCCGCAGCAGCGGCCGGGGCCTTGGCAGCCGGCGCGGCAACCGCAGCAGTGCTGCCCGCCGTCACCGGCGCACCGGTGTTGACGTCGGTGAACTTGCCTTTGCCGTGCAGCTCGTCGAGCAGCGACTCGAATTCGTGGTCGCTGATCAGGTCGCTGCCGGCGACAGCGGCGGCCGGTGCGGCAGCAGCCGGGGCCGGAGCCGACGCGATCGCCGATTCCAGCGCTTCGACGGCGAAGTTGCCTTTGCCGTGCAACTGGTCGAGCAAGGCTTCGAATTCGTCGTCGGTGATGTCCGAGCTGTCGCCCGCCGCCGGGGCCGCCGCAGCGGGTGCCGCCGGGGTGACCGCCTCAGGTGCGAACTGGCCTTTGCCGTGCAACTGATCGAGCAGCGACTCGAACTCGGCGTCGGTGATTTCGTCGCTGGCCGCTTCGTCGCCCGCAGGCGCAGGTGCGGCGGCAGCCGCCGGGGCCTCGGCTTCGGCCTTGACGGCGCTCAGCGAGTCCAGCAGTTGTTCGAATTCGTTGTCGGTGATGTCGCCCGAGGCGCTTTCGGCAACCGGCTCCTCAACCACTTCCGCAGCGGCAGGCGCGGCCTCATCGGCCGACTGCGGCTCGGCCAGGCGGGCCAGGGCCGCCAGCAGTTCCGGGGTGGCGGCGGTGATCGGGCTGCGGTCGCGGACTTCGCCGAACATGCTGTTCACCGAGTCCAGCGCCTCAAGCACCACGTCCATCAGTTCCGCATCAACGCGACGCTCACCCTTGCGCAGGATGTCGAACACGTTCTCGGCGATGTGACAGCACTCCACCAGCTCGTTGAGCTGAAGGAAGCCGGCGCCCCCTTTTACAGTGTGGAAACCGCGAAAAATTGCGTTGAGCAAGTCTGCGTCGTCCGGACGGCTTTCCAGCTCGACCAGTTGTTCGGACAGTTGCTCAAGAATCTCGCCGGCCTCAACCAGGAAATCCTGAAGGATCTCTTCATCGGCGCCGAAGCTCATTAATGGGGTGCTCCTACAGGTCTAAAAACCCAAAAAAACTCAAAATCCAAGGCTGGATAACAAATCGTCCACATCGTCCTGACCGGACACAACGTCTTCTCGTTTATCGGCATGAATCTGCGGACCTTCACCCTGCGAGAGATGTTTTTGCGGATCTTTTTCGGCAAGCATCGCCGCACGGTCATGTTCGATGCCCGCAAAGCGGTCCACCTGACTGGCCATGAGCACGAGCTTGAGCAGATTGCTTTCGACTTCGGTGACCAATTGGGTCACGCGCTTGATCACCTGACCGGTCAGGTCCTGGTAATCCTGGGCCAGCAGGATGTCGTTCAGGTTGCCCGACACCGCCCGGCTGTCCGCGCTGCTGCGCGCCAGAAAACCGTCGACCCGGCGCGCCAGTTCGCGGAACTCTTCGGCCCCGACCTCGCGACGCATGAACCGGCCCCAATCGGCGCTCAGCGCCTGGGCTTCGTCAGCGAGCGCGTTGACCACCGGCGTTGCGCTCTCCACCAGATCCATGGTGCGGTTGGCGGCGTTCTCGGTCAGCTTGACCACATAGCCAAGGCGCTCGGTCGCATCGGTGATCTGCGACACCTCTTCGGCCTGGGGCATGTGCGGATCGATATGGAAATTGACGATCGCACTGTGCAGCTCGCGCGTGAGCTTGCCCACTTCCTGGTACAGGCCGCGGTCACGGGTCTGATTGAGCTCATGGATCAGTTGCACGGCCTCGCCGAACTTGCCCTTTTCAAGGCTGTCGACCAATTCGACCGCGTGTTTTTTCAGCGTCGACTCGAAGTCGCCCTGTGAAGACTCTTTATGCTCCATAGCTCCCCCGCGCGTTCATCAGCCGATGCGTTCGAAAATCTTCTCGATCTTTTCTTTCAAAGCCTGGGCCGTGAATGGTTTGACCACGTAGCCGTTGACGCCGGCCTGGGCCGCTTCGATGATCTGCTCGCGCTTGGCTTCCGCCGTCACCATCAGGACCGGCAGGTGCTTGAGGCGCTCGTCGGCGCGCACCTTGCGCAGCAAGTCGATGCCGGTCATGCCGGGCATGTTCCAGTCGGTGACCAGAAAATCGAAGTGCCCGCTTTCCAGCATCGGCAACGCGGTGTTGCCGTCGTCGGCCTCGGCGGTGTTGGTGAACCCCAGGTCACGCAGCAGGTTCTTGATGATCCGCCGCATCGTTGAGAAATCGTCAACGATGAGGATTTTCATGTCTTTGTTCAATTCGACCTCCAAGCAGTCTTAAACGCGCCCGGCAACGGGACGCGCCATTTCATTCAATCCGGCAAGGCACTCTCGATGACTGTCTGGAGCACAACGGATCGAGACCGGTGCCGCTCACCACCGCACCAGCCTCGTTCGCAGTGTCCCCACACTGCCTTCAGCGCGCTCGCCACTCCCCCAAACGCCCCCGCAAACGGGCCGCGCACTGGCTGTGCAACTGGCTGACCCGCGATTCGCTGACGCCAAGGACCTCACCGATTTCCTTGAGGTTCAGTTCCTCGTCGTAGTACAGCGCCAACACCAGTCGCTCGCGCTCCGGCAAATTGGCAATCGCGTCCGCCAGCGCCGCCTGGAAGCGTTCGTCTTCCAGATCGCGCGACGGCTCAAGATGAGCGCTGGCGCCATCCTCATGCAGCCCTTCGTGTTCGCCGTCCTGCAGCAGGTCGTCGAAACTGAACAGCCGGCTGCCCAGGGTGTCGTTCAAAATCCCGTAGTAATCGTCGAGACTCAATTGGAGTTCGGCCGCAACCTCGTGATCTTTAGCGTCACGGCCGGTTTTAGCTTCAATCGCGCGAATCGCGTCGCTGACCATGCGGGTATTGCGGTGGACCGAGCGCGGTGCCCAGTCCCCTTTGCGCACCTCGTCAAGCATCGCGCCGCGGATCCGGATGCCCGCGTAGGTCTCGAAACTGGCGCCCTTGCTGGCGTCGTATTTGTTCGAGACCTCGAGCAGGCCGATCATCCCGGCCTGGATCAGGTCTTCGACCTGCACGCTGGCCGGCAACCGCGCCAGCAAGTGGTAGGCGATGCGCTTGACCAGCGGCGCATAACGCTCGATCAGCTCGTACTGCGCATCGCGCGCCGACTTCTTGTACAGGTTCATACCGCTGGCGGTCATAGCACAGGCCCTGCCGTTTGCTGCACGAGACGCTCGACGAAAAACTCGAGGTGGCCGCGCGGGTTGGCGGGCAGCGGCCAGGTGTCGACCTTTTGAGCGATCGCCTTGAAGGCCAGGGCGCACTTGGAACGCGGGAAGGCTTCATAGACCGCACGCTGCTTCTGCACCGCCTTGCGCACGCTTTCGTCATAAGGCACCGCGCCGACGTATTGTAGGGCGACGTCCAGGAAGCGATCCGTGACCTTGGTCAACTTGGCGAACAGGTTGCGCCCTTCCTGCGGGCTCTGGGCCATGTTGGCCAGGACGCGGAAACGGTTCATGCCGTAGTCGCGGTTGAGCAGTTTGATCAGTGCGTAGGCGTCGGTGATGGAGGTCGGCTCGTCGCAGACCACCAGCAGCACCTCCTGGGCGGCGCGCACGAAACTGACCACCGAGTCACCGATGCCCGCAGCGGTGTCGATCACCAGCACGTCGAGGTTGTCGCCGATGTCGCTGAAGGCCTGGATCAGGCCGGCATGCTGGGCCGGGCTCAGGTGCACCATGCTCTGGGTGCCTGAGGCGGCCGGCACGATGCGGATCCCGCCGGGGCCCTGCAGCAGCACGTCGCGCAGCTCGCAGCGGCCTTCGATCACGTCGGCCAGGGTGCGTTTGGGTGTGAGGCCCAGCAGAACGTCGACGTTCGCCAGACCCAGGTCGGCGTCCAGCAGCATGACCCGACGGCCAAGCTCTGCCAGCGCCAGGGACAAGTTCACTGACACGTTAGTCTTGCCGACGCCACCTTTGCCGCCGGTCACCGCGATCACCTGTACGGGATGCATGCTGCCCATGTTATTTCTTTACCTTGTCTTGCATAGACGGAGGCCACATTACTGGCTGCGCGTTCACGACCGGAACAATGCGTGGCAGGCCATCGATGTAGGTACAAAAACTGTTCATTACCTCAGCCGACCTGCTTGGTCGGGCTGTGGTAGATATCAGCG from Pseudomonas ekonensis encodes the following:
- a CDS encoding chemotaxis protein CheA, whose product is MSFGADEEILQDFLVEAGEILEQLSEQLVELESRPDDADLLNAIFRGFHTVKGGAGFLQLNELVECCHIAENVFDILRKGERRVDAELMDVVLEALDSVNSMFGEVRDRSPITAATPELLAALARLAEPQSADEAAPAAAEVVEEPVAESASGDITDNEFEQLLDSLSAVKAEAEAPAAAAAPAPAGDEAASDEITDAEFESLLDQLHGKGQFAPEAVTPAAPAAAAPAAGDSSDITDDEFEALLDQLHGKGNFAVEALESAIASAPAPAAAAPAAAVAGSDLISDHEFESLLDELHGKGKFTDVNTGAPVTAGSTAAVAAPAAKAPAAAAAPKPAAKAPEAKAETPKPAAAAAPAAARAPAAPPPEKPTSEAETTVRVDTARLDEIMNMVGELVLVRNRLVRLGLNSGDEAMSKAVSNLDVVTADLQTAVMKTRMQPIKKVFGRFPRLVRDLARQLKKEINLELVGEETDLDKNLVEALADPLVHLVRNAVDHGIESPEEREESGKPRGGKVILAAEQEGDHILLSISDDGKGMDPNVLRSIAVKRGVMDKDAADRLSDTECYNLIFAPGFSTKTEISDVSGRGVGMDVVKTKISQLNGSINIYSTKGQGSKIVIKVPLTLAIMPTLMVMLGNQAFAFPLVNVNEIFHLDLSTTNVVDGQEVVIVRDKALPLFYLKRWLVSSAAHEEPREGHVVILSVGTQRIGFVVDQLVGQEEVVIKPLGKMLQGTPGMSGATITGDGRIALILDVPSMLKRYAARRI
- a CDS encoding protein phosphatase CheZ translates to MEHKESSQGDFESTLKKHAVELVDSLEKGKFGEAVQLIHELNQTRDRGLYQEVGKLTRELHSAIVNFHIDPHMPQAEEVSQITDATERLGYVVKLTENAANRTMDLVESATPVVNALADEAQALSADWGRFMRREVGAEEFRELARRVDGFLARSSADSRAVSGNLNDILLAQDYQDLTGQVIKRVTQLVTEVESNLLKLVLMASQVDRFAGIEHDRAAMLAEKDPQKHLSQGEGPQIHADKREDVVSGQDDVDDLLSSLGF
- a CDS encoding chemotaxis response regulator CheY; protein product: MKILIVDDFSTMRRIIKNLLRDLGFTNTAEADDGNTALPMLESGHFDFLVTDWNMPGMTGIDLLRKVRADERLKHLPVLMVTAEAKREQIIEAAQAGVNGYVVKPFTAQALKEKIEKIFERIG
- the fliA gene encoding RNA polymerase sigma factor FliA, translated to MTASGMNLYKKSARDAQYELIERYAPLVKRIAYHLLARLPASVQVEDLIQAGMIGLLEVSNKYDASKGASFETYAGIRIRGAMLDEVRKGDWAPRSVHRNTRMVSDAIRAIEAKTGRDAKDHEVAAELQLSLDDYYGILNDTLGSRLFSFDDLLQDGEHEGLHEDGASAHLEPSRDLEDERFQAALADAIANLPERERLVLALYYDEELNLKEIGEVLGVSESRVSQLHSQCAARLRGRLGEWRAR
- the fleN gene encoding flagellar synthesis regulator FleN, producing the protein MGSMHPVQVIAVTGGKGGVGKTNVSVNLSLALAELGRRVMLLDADLGLANVDVLLGLTPKRTLADVIEGRCELRDVLLQGPGGIRIVPAASGTQSMVHLSPAQHAGLIQAFSDIGDNLDVLVIDTAAGIGDSVVSFVRAAQEVLLVVCDEPTSITDAYALIKLLNRDYGMNRFRVLANMAQSPQEGRNLFAKLTKVTDRFLDVALQYVGAVPYDESVRKAVQKQRAVYEAFPRSKCALAFKAIAQKVDTWPLPANPRGHLEFFVERLVQQTAGPVL